A genomic segment from Treponema sp. Marseille-Q3903 encodes:
- a CDS encoding TrkH family potassium uptake protein, with translation MSFTITFFKIVTILLSIVGASFAIPLAVAFAYGESSVYLVFIIPMIVSFILGLAVNLPTRKMKFSMNTRQTYLIVALSWVVSSLMGTVPLYFSGCFNSFADALFESISGITTTGSTVLSEVESLPRSINMWRCLTHWIGGMGIVTLTVALMPLLGVGGFQLIKAETTGPEKGKVTARITTTAKILWGLYVGLTLVQTLALKIAGMDFVDALAHSFATLGTGGFSTRNASVGAYNSASIEIICTIFMFLSGVNFSLYFYVVSRKFRDISSNSELKAYIAIVVVFIAAVTISLKSYYGGIGKSLRYSSFQVVSLLTTTGFATADFIKWPAAAQFWLLLTYFIGGCSGSTAGGIKVIRWVIVGKQIKNETSLMIHPRGVFAIRLNGRTGRKDIVFSVVAFMSVYFVLLMITTFAGCVANLDLWTAFTGALTMVGNVGPAFGLLGPTSNFGFLPDLLKYWYCFAMLAGRLELYTIMIFFMPAFWKK, from the coding sequence ATGTCTTTTACTATTACATTTTTTAAAATCGTTACAATTTTGCTTTCAATTGTCGGAGCTTCTTTTGCGATTCCGCTTGCAGTTGCATTTGCGTACGGTGAATCATCAGTTTATCTTGTGTTTATAATTCCGATGATTGTGAGCTTTATTTTAGGGCTTGCAGTAAATCTTCCAACTCGCAAAATGAAGTTTTCTATGAACACTCGCCAGACATATCTTATTGTCGCACTTTCGTGGGTTGTTTCAAGTTTGATGGGTACTGTTCCTCTGTATTTCAGCGGATGTTTTAATTCTTTTGCTGATGCACTTTTTGAGAGCATCAGCGGAATTACAACTACAGGTTCAACTGTTTTGTCGGAAGTTGAAAGTTTGCCGCGCTCAATCAATATGTGGCGCTGTCTTACTCATTGGATTGGAGGAATGGGAATTGTAACTCTTACCGTTGCTCTTATGCCTTTGCTTGGAGTCGGCGGATTCCAGCTGATAAAAGCAGAAACTACAGGTCCTGAAAAAGGAAAAGTCACCGCCCGAATCACAACAACTGCTAAAATTCTTTGGGGGCTTTATGTAGGGCTGACACTTGTACAGACACTTGCTTTGAAAATCGCAGGGATGGATTTTGTAGATGCACTTGCGCATTCATTTGCAACTCTCGGTACAGGCGGATTTTCTACAAGGAACGCTTCTGTTGGAGCGTATAATTCTGCCTCTATCGAAATAATCTGCACGATTTTTATGTTCCTTTCCGGGGTCAACTTCAGCCTTTATTTTTACGTAGTTTCACGCAAATTCAGAGATATATCAAGCAACTCTGAACTCAAAGCATACATCGCAATTGTCGTTGTTTTTATAGCGGCAGTGACAATTTCTTTAAAATCATATTACGGCGGAATCGGAAAAAGCCTGCGCTATTCATCATTTCAAGTAGTTTCTCTGCTTACAACAACAGGTTTTGCGACAGCCGATTTTATAAAATGGCCGGCGGCGGCACAATTCTGGCTTTTGTTGACGTATTTTATAGGTGGTTGTTCCGGTTCAACTGCCGGCGGTATTAAAGTAATCCGTTGGGTTATAGTTGGAAAACAGATTAAAAATGAGACTAGCCTTATGATTCACCCTCGAGGAGTTTTTGCGATAAGGTTGAACGGCCGCACAGGAAGAAAAGATATTGTTTTTAGCGTTGTAGCGTTTATGTCAGTTTATTTTGTACTTTTGATGATTACGACATTTGCAGGTTGTGTCGCAAATCTGGATTTGTGGACTGCATTTACAGGAGCGCTTACAATGGTCGGCAACGTAGGGCCTGCTTTTGGGTTGCTCGGTCCAACTTCGAATTTTGGATTTTTGCCTGACTTGTTAAAATACTGGTATTGTTTTGCTATGTTAGCGGGTCGTCTTGAACTTTACACAATAATGATTTTCTTTATGCCTGCGTTCTGGAAGAAATAA
- a CDS encoding diacylglycerol kinase family protein, with amino-acid sequence MNRLTPQDIEKCISTLISRNKLWAGKNVQIYFIANITAGCFTNKKKSKYYKILFNKTEADSLKSPACTSSVITKIFNTEYTGHAKDLADAVVTELIATFRPETECVLVTAGGDGTSLEVQTALYLAAQREPRKKEMIMNHITLLRLPLGTGNDGTDGHSIEETFEILRNAVTFTNARALKIYTKGKHTEDDIKRLGKDHAKYNTIKTPSPWYCFNIVSMGLDAYVVYMTNTVKRKFPGNFYHLCVPLSGLVYNKDFPMGTATVEFFDENDSKVGELTEPITLIAVGASGNRVYGGGHKVLPNENNVCIAPKITLARLIRDNHQFVDGSFVGTDLASLHSAEKIRINYDKAILVQADGEVVMLCKEDFPLVVEKTAPCIRIISSRTQA; translated from the coding sequence ATGAATAGACTGACACCACAAGACATTGAAAAATGTATATCAACTTTAATTTCGAGAAATAAATTATGGGCTGGCAAAAATGTTCAGATTTATTTTATTGCAAACATCACAGCCGGTTGTTTTACAAACAAAAAAAAATCAAAGTATTATAAAATCCTTTTTAATAAAACTGAAGCAGATTCTCTTAAATCACCGGCATGCACTTCATCTGTAATTACAAAAATATTCAATACGGAATACACAGGTCATGCAAAAGACCTTGCAGATGCCGTAGTCACAGAGCTGATTGCAACATTCCGCCCCGAAACAGAATGTGTGCTCGTCACTGCAGGCGGAGACGGAACATCTCTTGAAGTTCAAACTGCATTATATCTTGCAGCCCAAAGAGAACCGAGAAAAAAAGAGATGATCATGAATCACATAACGCTGCTTCGACTTCCGCTCGGAACCGGGAATGATGGAACGGACGGTCACAGCATTGAAGAGACATTTGAAATCCTTAGGAATGCAGTAACTTTTACAAACGCGCGAGCTTTAAAAATCTACACGAAAGGCAAACACACTGAAGATGATATAAAACGGCTTGGAAAAGATCATGCAAAATACAATACGATAAAAACTCCTTCTCCGTGGTATTGCTTTAATATAGTGAGCATGGGATTAGACGCTTATGTAGTTTACATGACAAACACCGTAAAACGAAAATTTCCGGGAAATTTTTATCATCTGTGCGTTCCTCTGAGCGGGCTTGTCTACAACAAAGATTTTCCAATGGGAACAGCTACAGTTGAATTTTTTGATGAAAACGATTCTAAAGTTGGCGAGCTGACAGAACCGATAACGCTGATAGCTGTCGGAGCTTCCGGAAACAGAGTTTACGGAGGCGGTCACAAAGTTTTGCCGAATGAAAACAATGTCTGCATTGCACCTAAAATCACACTTGCTCGGCTGATAAGAGACAATCACCAATTTGTAGACGGTTCGTTTGTCGGAACCGATTTGGCGAGCCTTCACTCTGCTGAAAAAATCAGAATTAATTACGACAAAGCAATTCTCGTGCAAGCAGATGGAGAAGTTGTTATGTTGTGCAAGGAAGATTTTCCTCTTGTCGTAGAAAAAACTGCCCCTTGTATAAGAATTATTTCTTCCAGAACGCAGGCATAA
- a CDS encoding TrmH family RNA methyltransferase, with translation MIEPGKLFQLEGGQKRRKLALTFGALERDIQGIAEKGTEYSFTNILRPEYIRQLVGILLKDPKLPESAGIELQRLLSKEPLDELRICNFARNNLLSIIGTFPAEWDLVIAPHVPQKDENGVVRQRDFYPGMCIYAEDIRSPFNIGSIFRTAEAMGAEKIFISQNCIDPNQPRAKRSGMGCIETMKWERASLDNLPETLPIFALETGGTDINEFKFPKKGICIIGSEELGVSPDALSKATYGRVTIPMKGLKASLNVGVAFGILIQKWVDSLTLL, from the coding sequence ATGATAGAACCCGGAAAATTATTTCAGCTCGAAGGCGGACAAAAACGGCGTAAACTTGCACTTACGTTCGGGGCTCTTGAACGCGATATTCAAGGGATTGCAGAAAAGGGAACAGAATATTCATTTACTAATATCCTGCGTCCGGAATACATCAGGCAGCTTGTTGGAATTTTATTAAAAGATCCAAAACTTCCTGAGAGCGCCGGTATTGAATTGCAAAGACTTTTGTCTAAAGAACCGCTCGACGAACTGCGCATCTGCAATTTTGCCAGAAATAACCTTCTTTCAATCATCGGAACTTTTCCTGCCGAATGGGATCTTGTGATCGCCCCTCATGTTCCTCAAAAAGACGAGAACGGAGTTGTAAGACAAAGAGATTTTTATCCTGGCATGTGCATTTATGCAGAAGACATACGTTCTCCTTTCAACATCGGCTCTATTTTTAGGACGGCAGAAGCTATGGGTGCTGAAAAAATATTTATTTCGCAAAACTGCATCGATCCAAACCAACCTCGTGCAAAACGTTCGGGAATGGGCTGCATTGAAACTATGAAATGGGAAAGGGCCAGCTTGGATAATCTGCCAGAAACGCTCCCTATCTTTGCGCTTGAAACAGGCGGCACAGACATAAACGAGTTCAAGTTTCCAAAAAAAGGGATATGCATAATCGGTTCTGAAGAACTGGGGGTAAGCCCCGACGCACTATCTAAAGCTACTTACGGACGAGTTACAATTCCTATGAAAGGATTAAAAGCCAGCTTAAACGTCGGGGTCGCATTTGGAATTCTTATACAAAAATGGGTTGATTCTTTAACACTTCTTTAA
- a CDS encoding iron-containing alcohol dehydrogenase, giving the protein MSDFIFRINPYIVLGSYSISRIGSQVLEWGTRFMVIIDPFLNEAKLAKQIMESLNDRKVEGFLFADIAEGPTSKNIERALDLARDSHVHGIIAIGGEKAIQTGRAVAAFFNEIHNFYNFIDGALPNTTPIPCICVPTTYRTIYTFTSEIPIIDSRSNQLKFLKVQKSVCKLILIDPNLMLSLTANQKATLSLELIGIAIEAYLSQKASFFSDMLVEKGLELLSYALDGSPSLDITTPEEVLLTQAGCMLSLAAASSSPGLTTLLSLSIYSRYKKGKSLISSILIPYEIDDAVKFKLAKIEKLSHIIRACPNDVTGETAGRALSDYVRQKIAKERLPTRLKDLDLTIEQLSLPVEDIKEINLINNLPRSMTTDDLFDFIKLAY; this is encoded by the coding sequence TTGTCAGACTTTATTTTCAGAATAAACCCGTACATTGTGCTTGGTTCTTACTCAATAAGCAGAATCGGCTCGCAAGTTCTAGAATGGGGAACGAGATTCATGGTAATTATAGACCCGTTTCTAAACGAAGCAAAACTTGCAAAACAGATTATGGAATCTCTCAACGACAGAAAAGTTGAAGGCTTTCTCTTTGCAGACATTGCAGAAGGTCCTACTTCTAAAAACATCGAACGAGCGTTAGACCTTGCAAGAGACAGCCACGTGCACGGAATCATTGCGATTGGCGGAGAAAAAGCTATTCAAACAGGACGTGCGGTTGCCGCTTTTTTCAACGAAATTCACAACTTTTATAATTTTATAGACGGTGCGCTGCCAAACACAACTCCAATTCCTTGTATATGCGTTCCTACGACTTATCGTACAATTTATACATTTACATCAGAAATCCCAATCATAGATTCACGAAGTAATCAGTTGAAATTCTTAAAAGTTCAAAAATCAGTATGCAAACTCATCCTTATTGACCCAAATTTGATGCTTTCTCTGACTGCAAATCAAAAAGCAACTCTTTCGCTTGAACTGATAGGTATAGCAATTGAAGCATATCTTTCACAAAAAGCGAGTTTTTTTAGCGATATGCTCGTTGAAAAAGGTCTTGAGCTTCTATCTTACGCTCTCGACGGTTCTCCATCGTTAGACATCACAACGCCGGAAGAAGTTTTGTTGACTCAAGCGGGTTGCATGCTGTCTCTCGCTGCTGCATCTTCATCTCCGGGTCTTACGACTCTCCTTTCGCTGAGCATATATTCGCGCTACAAAAAAGGAAAATCGCTTATATCTTCTATTCTTATTCCTTATGAAATTGACGATGCAGTTAAATTCAAACTTGCTAAAATTGAAAAACTTTCACACATTATACGAGCATGCCCTAATGATGTAACGGGAGAAACTGCAGGTCGCGCTTTGAGCGATTATGTCAGGCAAAAAATTGCAAAAGAACGCCTCCCAACACGCTTAAAAGATCTTGATCTCACGATTGAGCAACTTTCTCTGCCTGTAGAAGATATAAAAGAAATCAACTTAATCAACAATCTTCCTCGAAGTATGACAACAGATGATTTATTCGATTTTATAAAATTGGCTTATTAA
- a CDS encoding flagellar biosynthesis anti-sigma factor FlgM has translation MMINSVNNVTQVNNVQNLRKTENSAKVERNEDSITLSAEAKEMAEVYYMEKVAKETPDVRTEKVAEVIEKLKDPNYLNDAVLNSAADKFLSALGI, from the coding sequence ATGATGATAAATAGTGTAAACAATGTTACTCAGGTAAACAATGTTCAAAATCTCCGCAAAACTGAAAATTCGGCTAAAGTAGAACGAAATGAAGATTCAATCACTTTATCTGCTGAAGCTAAAGAGATGGCGGAAGTTTATTACATGGAGAAAGTTGCGAAAGAAACTCCTGATGTAAGAACTGAAAAAGTAGCTGAAGTTATTGAAAAACTCAAAGATCCGAATTATTTAAATGATGCCGTACTCAATTCGGCAGCAGATAAATTTTTGTCTGCACTTGGTATATAA
- the rsmI gene encoding 16S rRNA (cytidine(1402)-2'-O)-methyltransferase: MAKLYVVGTPIGNLGDITYRAIETLKNVDFIAAEDTRHTLQLLNHFEIKKPLVSCRAQNERFVGEKIVKLLEENHDVAYVSDAGTPGISDPGAVLVDIVRQAGFDIVPIPGPAAFATLASVSGTGGKTLIFEGFLSPKSGKRRARLKEILETGDAAVIYESPFRITKLLADIADIDSNRRIVVGRELTKLHEEITSGTASELHADYSSRQSIKGEFAVFVSGIKKFKISEKSTDN; this comes from the coding sequence GTGGCAAAACTTTACGTTGTTGGAACTCCGATCGGGAATCTTGGCGACATTACTTACAGAGCAATAGAAACGCTCAAAAATGTTGATTTTATTGCAGCTGAAGACACTCGCCATACTTTGCAGCTTCTTAATCATTTTGAAATTAAAAAGCCGCTTGTTTCCTGCCGAGCTCAAAACGAACGTTTTGTCGGAGAAAAAATAGTCAAACTGCTAGAAGAAAACCACGATGTCGCTTACGTAAGCGATGCAGGTACTCCAGGAATTTCAGATCCGGGAGCTGTCCTTGTAGATATCGTTCGTCAGGCAGGATTTGACATTGTTCCAATTCCGGGTCCGGCAGCATTTGCAACTTTGGCAAGTGTGTCGGGAACAGGCGGAAAGACGCTTATTTTTGAAGGGTTTCTTTCTCCAAAATCTGGTAAACGGCGAGCGCGTCTCAAAGAGATTCTTGAAACAGGTGACGCCGCAGTAATTTACGAAAGTCCGTTTAGAATTACTAAACTTCTTGCGGATATTGCCGATATTGATAGTAACCGCCGCATAGTTGTAGGACGGGAACTTACAAAACTGCATGAAGAAATAACGAGCGGAACAGCATCTGAATTGCACGCTGATTATTCTTCAAGACAATCTATAAAAGGAGAGTTTGCGGTTTTTGTTTCAGGCATAAAAAAGTTTAAGATTTCTGAAAAATCTACCGATAATTAA
- a CDS encoding sodium-dependent transporter yields MSEQNRETLGSRIGFLFLSAGCAIGLGNVWRFPYITGKYGGAVFVLIYLVFLIILGLPVMVCEFAVGRASRKSMSAAFKRLEPAGTKWHIYGIFAVAGNYLLMMFYTVVTGWFLKYFFATLSGKFTGLTPDQIGNVFSETVGNPKTLIIWMGIVIFLGFSVCFLGLQKGVERITKIMMSALFLIMIGLAVYVIFLPGSAKGYEFYLKPNFKNLLSGEKGLWDTIYAAMGQAFFTLSLGIGAMEIFGSYIGKDYSLTGESLRVIGLDTFVAIFSGLIIFPACAAFNVDAGSGAGLVFVSLPNVFNAMGAVAGRISGSLFFLFMSFAALSTVIAVFENIVAFPMDKFRWSRTKSVVINFFAIFILSVPAALGMNIWAGVHFGRHIASIDAMEDFIVSQNLLPLGSLIFLLFCTWKSGWGWDKFIEEADAGDGFKFPKNKIFRFYLRYIAPLIILTVFIAGYFDIFGK; encoded by the coding sequence GTGAGCGAACAGAATCGGGAGACTTTAGGAAGTCGCATAGGTTTTTTATTTTTGTCAGCAGGGTGTGCAATCGGACTTGGGAATGTCTGGAGGTTTCCATACATCACAGGAAAGTACGGCGGTGCAGTTTTTGTTTTGATTTATCTTGTTTTTCTGATAATTTTGGGATTGCCCGTGATGGTTTGTGAGTTTGCAGTCGGGCGTGCATCAAGAAAAAGTATGTCTGCAGCATTTAAAAGGCTTGAGCCGGCAGGTACAAAATGGCACATATATGGAATCTTTGCAGTTGCAGGCAACTATCTTTTGATGATGTTCTATACTGTTGTGACAGGGTGGTTCCTAAAATATTTTTTTGCAACTCTCAGCGGAAAATTCACTGGGCTCACTCCTGACCAAATTGGAAATGTGTTCAGCGAAACTGTCGGAAACCCAAAAACTCTTATAATCTGGATGGGAATTGTTATTTTTCTTGGATTTTCAGTATGTTTCTTAGGATTGCAGAAAGGTGTTGAACGCATTACAAAGATTATGATGAGCGCTCTTTTTTTAATCATGATAGGGCTTGCTGTATACGTGATTTTCCTTCCTGGTTCTGCCAAAGGATACGAATTTTATCTTAAACCGAACTTTAAAAATCTTTTAAGCGGTGAAAAAGGGTTATGGGATACAATTTACGCCGCTATGGGGCAAGCGTTCTTTACTCTGAGTCTTGGAATTGGAGCAATGGAAATATTCGGTTCATATATTGGGAAAGATTATTCTCTGACAGGGGAATCGCTTCGTGTGATTGGGCTTGATACATTTGTTGCAATATTTTCCGGACTGATTATTTTTCCGGCTTGTGCAGCGTTCAATGTCGATGCCGGTTCGGGCGCAGGACTTGTATTTGTTTCATTGCCAAATGTCTTTAATGCGATGGGGGCTGTCGCAGGCCGGATATCAGGCTCCTTGTTTTTCTTATTCATGAGTTTTGCAGCTCTTTCAACAGTGATTGCTGTTTTTGAAAATATAGTTGCATTCCCGATGGACAAGTTCCGATGGTCTCGGACAAAGTCTGTAGTAATAAACTTTTTTGCAATTTTTATTTTATCCGTACCTGCCGCACTTGGAATGAATATTTGGGCTGGAGTTCATTTTGGTCGGCACATCGCTTCAATCGATGCTATGGAAGACTTTATTGTAAGTCAAAATCTTTTGCCGCTCGGCTCTCTTATTTTCCTTTTATTTTGCACATGGAAAAGCGGCTGGGGTTGGGACAAATTTATTGAAGAAGCTGATGCCGGTGATGGATTTAAATTCCCTAAAAATAAAATATTCAGATTTTATCTTCGTTACATTGCGCCTCTCATAATTTTGACAGTATTTATCGCAGGCTACTTTGATATTTTTGGAAAATAG
- the pyrE gene encoding orotate phosphoribosyltransferase, translating into MEHYKKEFIDFMVESRVLKFGEFTLKSGRKSPFFMNAGAYVTGSQLARLGRYYAHAIHDNFGDDFDVLFGPAYKGIPLAVTTAIAYFELFGKEVKYCCDRKETKDHGADKGAILGYNIKDGDRIIIIEDVTTSGKSIEEVYPKIKAQETSPNGIKIVGEIVSLNRLERAPDSSKSALETITDKYGFSARAIVTMKDVVDALYTDGDKKIITEEIKIKIDDYYRQWGC; encoded by the coding sequence ATGGAACATTATAAAAAAGAATTCATTGATTTTATGGTTGAATCACGTGTTCTAAAATTTGGAGAGTTCACTTTGAAAAGCGGACGAAAGTCTCCTTTTTTTATGAACGCAGGTGCTTATGTCACAGGCAGCCAGCTTGCACGACTTGGTCGCTATTACGCTCACGCAATCCACGACAACTTTGGAGATGATTTTGATGTTTTATTCGGACCTGCGTACAAAGGTATCCCTCTTGCAGTGACGACGGCAATCGCTTATTTTGAACTTTTTGGAAAAGAAGTAAAATATTGCTGCGACCGTAAAGAAACTAAAGATCACGGCGCTGATAAAGGTGCTATACTTGGGTACAACATAAAAGACGGAGATCGCATAATCATAATTGAAGACGTTACAACTTCAGGAAAATCGATAGAAGAAGTTTATCCAAAAATCAAGGCACAGGAAACGTCTCCAAACGGAATTAAAATTGTCGGGGAAATTGTCAGCCTCAATCGTCTTGAACGCGCTCCTGACTCCTCAAAATCAGCTCTTGAGACAATTACAGATAAATACGGATTTTCGGCTCGGGCAATTGTTACAATGAAAGATGTCGTTGATGCGCTGTACACAGATGGTGATAAAAAAATCATCACTGAGGAAATAAAAATCAAGATAGATGATTATTATAGACAATGGGGTTGCTAA
- a CDS encoding YhbY family RNA-binding protein — protein MELNSKQRKDLEKYAHNLQPVVIVGGAGVTDGVIKMVDNSLTSHELIKIKFNEYKDEKKQLTDDICNKCDATLVRIIGNIAIIYRQAEKIEDRKFKLS, from the coding sequence ATGGAATTAAACAGCAAACAACGAAAAGACCTTGAAAAATATGCTCATAATTTACAGCCTGTTGTTATTGTAGGCGGAGCCGGAGTCACTGACGGCGTTATAAAAATGGTAGACAATTCTTTAACATCACACGAACTTATAAAAATTAAGTTCAACGAATACAAAGACGAAAAAAAACAGCTTACAGACGACATCTGTAATAAGTGCGACGCAACTCTCGTTCGAATAATCGGGAATATAGCAATAATTTACAGACAGGCAGAAAAAATAGAAGACAGAAAATTTAAATTAAGCTAA
- a CDS encoding HD domain-containing protein: MEKTNYFAPYNFEKMMTMWPCSHERSFNLEKYYKILCPELQSSNNQERPDFLQKYLELPSLKRLKGVGLLCGSDWTALFHNRFFYSRFDHSVGVALITWHFTHDKAQSISGLFHDISTPTFSHVSDFRKGDALTQTSTEAQTSYILKNDSKLAELLIQDCLTVEQIEDYHKYPIADNEIPSLSADRLEYMFPSGMALEGSWTLDEVERCYNDICILTNEYGVEELSFRTLETAENYCRKFCMTGHILQLNEDKLTLHLLGEIMNRAVELNILSENDFMILSEKEIIQKIEDNGKLSISDETEMQARIHFFRLYRTFREMTKIEHTDFPLPEKEYFCVNLKVKQRYINPLVKCSDGNRGCRLYDISSSARKIIDDFKTFTDTPYGCVKLL, translated from the coding sequence ATGGAAAAGACAAATTACTTTGCGCCGTACAACTTTGAAAAAATGATGACGATGTGGCCTTGTTCACATGAACGCTCATTCAATTTAGAAAAATACTATAAAATTTTATGTCCGGAATTGCAAAGTTCAAATAATCAAGAGCGCCCTGACTTTCTTCAAAAATATTTGGAGTTGCCGTCTTTAAAGCGTCTTAAAGGAGTTGGGCTTTTGTGCGGCTCTGACTGGACTGCGCTTTTTCACAACAGATTTTTTTATTCGCGTTTTGACCACAGCGTAGGAGTCGCTCTCATCACATGGCATTTTACTCACGACAAAGCCCAATCAATTTCAGGATTGTTTCACGATATTTCTACTCCGACTTTTAGCCACGTTTCAGATTTTCGTAAAGGAGATGCGCTTACGCAGACATCAACAGAAGCACAAACATCTTACATTCTAAAAAATGATTCAAAACTCGCAGAGCTGCTCATTCAGGACTGTTTGACTGTTGAACAGATTGAAGACTACCACAAATATCCCATTGCCGACAATGAAATCCCAAGTCTTAGCGCAGACAGGCTCGAATATATGTTTCCATCAGGGATGGCACTTGAAGGCAGCTGGACTTTAGATGAAGTCGAAAGATGCTACAATGACATTTGCATTTTGACAAACGAATATGGCGTTGAAGAACTCTCTTTTCGCACGCTCGAAACTGCTGAAAATTACTGTAGGAAATTTTGCATGACCGGGCATATCTTACAATTAAATGAAGACAAGCTGACCCTTCATCTGCTCGGAGAAATCATGAATCGGGCAGTTGAGTTAAATATTCTTTCAGAAAATGATTTTATGATTTTGAGCGAAAAGGAGATAATTCAAAAAATTGAAGATAATGGGAAACTTTCAATTTCCGATGAGACAGAAATGCAAGCCCGCATTCATTTTTTCCGCCTTTATCGCACTTTTCGCGAAATGACAAAAATTGAACACACCGACTTTCCTCTTCCGGAAAAAGAATATTTTTGCGTAAACCTTAAAGTAAAACAAAGATATATAAATCCTCTTGTAAAATGCTCAGATGGCAATCGCGGATGCAGACTCTACGACATTTCATCTTCCGCACGCAAAATCATAGACGATTTTAAAACTTTTACAGACACTCCTTACGGTTGCGTGAAACTCCTTTAA
- a CDS encoding mechanosensitive ion channel family protein translates to MEYITDAVGTAANETIGKHITEFINWFKELISWENLFKAVGAFFVILLMWIVYKLIVHSLKKISPKKLPEARVAAVIRGIKYFFYVVVVLYILSTFGVNLKAIWGAAGIAGVAIGFAAQTSMSNLISGLFVLTEGAIHIGDVIIIDGVTGIVDEVKLLSVRMHTFDNQMVRIPNSTIINNNLTNNSYHKARRITISVSIDYSTDMNKALEVLSKAPSLCPTVLTNPAPTVWFDGFNDSGINMTVAAWFKPSDFLKTKNDLFVSIKKVFDDNGIEIPFNQLDVKIKNNDND, encoded by the coding sequence ATGGAATACATCACAGACGCTGTAGGAACAGCTGCAAACGAAACTATCGGAAAGCACATTACAGAATTTATAAATTGGTTCAAAGAACTTATTTCGTGGGAAAATCTTTTTAAGGCAGTCGGAGCTTTTTTTGTAATTTTACTCATGTGGATTGTTTACAAACTGATTGTTCATTCGCTAAAAAAGATATCTCCAAAAAAACTTCCTGAAGCTCGTGTAGCGGCAGTTATACGCGGAATAAAATATTTTTTTTACGTCGTAGTTGTTCTGTATATTTTAAGCACTTTTGGGGTAAACCTCAAAGCAATTTGGGGAGCAGCAGGAATTGCCGGAGTTGCGATAGGTTTTGCTGCACAAACTTCTATGAGTAACCTTATAAGTGGGCTTTTTGTTTTAACAGAAGGCGCTATTCACATCGGAGATGTCATCATAATCGACGGAGTGACGGGGATTGTAGACGAAGTAAAACTTTTGTCTGTCAGAATGCATACTTTTGATAACCAGATGGTTCGCATCCCAAATTCGACTATAATCAACAACAACCTTACAAACAACTCTTACCACAAAGCACGCCGAATAACTATTTCTGTTTCCATAGATTACTCAACAGATATGAACAAAGCTCTCGAAGTTCTATCTAAGGCACCTTCTCTTTGCCCGACAGTCCTTACAAATCCGGCCCCAACAGTTTGGTTCGACGGTTTTAATGATAGTGGAATAAACATGACTGTAGCGGCGTGGTTTAAGCCCTCTGACTTTTTAAAAACAAAAAACGATCTGTTTGTTTCCATCAAAAAAGTCTTCGACGATAATGGTATCGAAATTCCATTCAACCAGCTTGATGTTAAAATTAAAAACAACGACAACGACTAA